One region of Priestia megaterium genomic DNA includes:
- a CDS encoding Vgb family protein produces the protein MIVKIEEYELPHVDSGPYGITLGKDGALWFTQHKTNQIGRMTVEGKLKQFNVPTINAGALSIISTTQGDIWFAENKANKIGKLTITGEIMEYVLPNPDSAPFGITEGHNGDIWFTEMNGNRIGRILPSGEIIEHDLPHPGSYPSFIVAGSDNALWFTLNQSNQIGRITLEGEVTTYQLPTEQAGPVGITNGPDDALWFVEINGNNVGRITTSGVINEYSIPTPNARPHAIVTGPDNALWFTEWGSNQIGRITVNGEITEYPIPTTNAEPHGIVVGSDKALWFAEECNKLGRLSFAQKP, from the coding sequence ATGATTGTAAAAATCGAAGAATACGAATTACCTCATGTAGATTCAGGTCCTTATGGAATTACCTTGGGAAAAGACGGCGCACTCTGGTTTACACAACATAAAACCAATCAAATTGGGCGAATGACTGTAGAAGGTAAGTTGAAGCAGTTTAATGTCCCTACTATTAATGCAGGGGCACTATCCATCATTTCTACAACTCAAGGGGACATTTGGTTTGCGGAAAATAAGGCTAATAAAATCGGAAAACTGACAATAACAGGAGAGATTATGGAATATGTTTTACCTAACCCAGATTCAGCACCTTTTGGAATAACTGAAGGACACAACGGAGACATTTGGTTCACAGAAATGAATGGAAATAGAATAGGACGAATTTTACCATCAGGTGAAATAATCGAGCATGATCTACCGCATCCTGGTTCCTACCCTTCTTTTATTGTGGCAGGTTCTGATAATGCTTTATGGTTTACTCTAAATCAAAGTAATCAAATAGGGCGTATTACGTTAGAAGGAGAAGTAACTACATATCAGTTACCTACAGAACAAGCTGGTCCTGTAGGGATTACAAATGGTCCGGATGATGCACTTTGGTTTGTAGAAATTAACGGCAATAATGTTGGCAGAATTACCACTTCTGGAGTTATAAATGAGTATTCTATTCCTACCCCGAATGCTCGTCCACATGCAATTGTAACAGGTCCCGATAATGCTTTATGGTTTACTGAATGGGGAAGCAATCAAATAGGGCGTATTACCGTGAACGGAGAAATTACGGAATATCCTATTCCTACAACAAATGCAGAGCCACATGGTATTGTAGTAGGATCTGATAAAGCCTTATGGTTCGCAGAGGAATGTAATAAGTTGGGTCGATTGAGTTTTGCCCAAAAACCATGA
- a CDS encoding ArsR/SmtB family transcription factor, with protein sequence MTLEQTNDLQRVKIFNALADEKRINIIRILSQEENCPRCTDIGRSLGISKSNGSYHLKILSDAQLVTIKREGVTKYVSLNTEMFKQYLPGFLATL encoded by the coding sequence ATGACTTTAGAACAAACAAATGATCTTCAAAGAGTTAAAATATTTAATGCATTAGCAGATGAAAAGAGAATAAATATTATTCGTATCTTATCTCAAGAAGAAAATTGCCCGCGATGTACAGATATCGGAAGGAGTTTAGGGATTAGTAAATCAAATGGTTCTTATCATTTGAAAATTTTATCTGATGCACAGCTGGTAACAATTAAACGAGAAGGTGTAACTAAATACGTTTCTTTGAATACCGAAATGTTTAAACAATACCTTCCTGGATTTTTGGCTACGTTATAA
- a CDS encoding MFS transporter — protein sequence MKNRTNYLIVTLCFIILSGVTNAILFNVALEDMTKDLNVTSSAISWIVISYTLIITFGSITYSKLSSYIQMKKLLIIGVLLLTLGSVIGYLSNGYIGVLIGRIIQAMGGSSFIALSMIIANQYLPLAKRNVTLTLIGGCLSLGSGFGFLMGGILTHTWGWPSLFLFMSLTLLTVFGLYYFVPSGYAGKEKVTKPFDFSGLFYLFLFVISFILGVKLNGYLLILSVLSILLLGLHSKKQGVLLFIDFSVFQSYSFNRLILVSFINNAAMVAILFLFPLQAIRTFHVSAILIGLILCSISIVAFLISLLVRKAIHFISNKKLMIIFIGLQLIGFGLLIFLSLHSMIMTTLGVLFIYISFSALSVIINIEIPHTIEKEKMSMGIGVYNLFNFLGMSFGPSISSRLLEMSSNLNFSFFFFVVLLILSFMLSIVERKSTE from the coding sequence ATGAAAAACCGGACTAATTATCTCATTGTAACGTTATGTTTCATTATTCTATCTGGTGTCACTAATGCTATTTTATTTAACGTGGCTCTTGAGGATATGACAAAAGATTTGAATGTTACGAGCTCTGCAATCAGTTGGATTGTTATTTCTTATACATTGATTATTACTTTTGGTTCAATCACATACAGCAAATTATCTTCCTATATTCAGATGAAAAAATTATTAATAATTGGGGTCCTTTTATTAACTTTAGGTTCAGTAATAGGCTACTTATCTAATGGATATATTGGAGTTCTGATAGGCCGTATTATTCAAGCTATGGGGGGCAGTTCTTTTATTGCTTTATCCATGATCATAGCAAATCAATATCTTCCTTTAGCTAAACGAAATGTCACTCTTACATTAATAGGAGGGTGTTTATCTCTAGGTTCTGGATTTGGATTTTTGATGGGAGGAATACTAACTCATACCTGGGGATGGCCGTCCTTATTCTTATTTATGAGCCTGACTTTACTCACAGTTTTTGGCCTATACTACTTTGTCCCATCTGGATATGCCGGTAAAGAGAAAGTGACTAAACCCTTTGATTTTTCCGGGTTATTTTATTTATTTCTCTTTGTTATTTCTTTTATTTTAGGAGTGAAATTAAATGGATATTTGCTTATTTTAAGCGTCCTTTCTATCCTCTTATTGGGCTTGCATAGTAAAAAACAAGGAGTCTTGTTATTTATTGATTTTTCCGTATTCCAATCTTATTCTTTTAATAGATTAATCTTAGTTAGCTTTATTAATAATGCAGCCATGGTAGCTATTTTGTTCCTTTTTCCTTTACAGGCTATTCGAACATTTCATGTATCAGCTATCCTAATTGGTCTCATCTTATGTAGTATCTCAATAGTGGCATTTTTGATTAGTCTACTTGTGAGGAAAGCTATTCATTTTATAAGTAACAAGAAATTAATGATTATATTTATTGGTTTACAATTAATAGGTTTTGGTCTTCTAATCTTTCTTAGTCTTCACTCTATGATTATGACCACACTAGGAGTATTATTTATCTATATAAGCTTTAGTGCTTTAAGTGTAATTATTAATATTGAAATTCCTCATACAATAGAGAAGGAGAAAATGTCGATGGGGATAGGCGTATATAATCTCTTCAACTTTTTAGGAATGTCTTTTGGTCCTTCCATATCCAGCCGTTTATTAGAGATGTCTTCAAATCTTAATTTTTCATTCTTCTTCTTTGTAGTGTTATTAATCCTTTCTTTTATGTTATCCATAGTAGAAAGAAAGAGTACGGAGTAA
- a CDS encoding serine hydrolase domain-containing protein translates to MGQNNSSFSATGLSSMRDVLTRHVESGKIPGLVALVSRNGETHVETIGTMHHGGSALMRRDTIFRMASTSKPVTIAAAMILLDECRLRLDDLVETWLPELADRRVLKRIDGPLDDTVPARRPITVRDILTSTFGLGMDVTLLGTPIMGAIFAQGLTPDLPEPMPDPDEWMRRLSTLPLMYQPGEHWQYHISNDLLGVLVARVTGQPFETFLRERIFEPLGMKDTGFHVSANEIDRLPPLYAPDPQIGEFIMWDEAKGGRYNQPPAFQGGGGGLVSTVDDYHAYFQMLLNHGMHGNTRILSRPAVQLMTTNRLTSEQQAARTAMATNNVHISFGQGQHGGWGMGMAVRTYRGDYAPIGQFGWDGGSGTSTYADPNNQLTGILLTQVGMSTADSARVIHDFWTMIYQAIED, encoded by the coding sequence ATGGGACAAAACAACAGTAGCTTTTCTGCAACAGGGCTGAGCAGTATGCGCGACGTGCTGACGCGGCACGTTGAGAGTGGAAAGATTCCTGGGCTCGTCGCTCTGGTTAGTCGGAACGGTGAGACGCATGTCGAAACAATCGGCACAATGCACCATGGGGGTAGCGCATTGATGCGTCGGGACACGATTTTCCGGATGGCCTCGACATCCAAACCTGTTACGATCGCGGCGGCGATGATCCTGCTCGATGAGTGCAGGCTACGATTGGATGACTTGGTAGAGACTTGGCTGCCGGAACTAGCCGATCGGCGGGTTTTGAAGCGCATCGATGGACCTCTGGACGATACCGTACCGGCACGGCGACCAATTACCGTACGAGACATTCTTACCTCGACTTTCGGGCTTGGCATGGATGTAACGTTGTTGGGCACTCCGATCATGGGCGCAATCTTTGCACAGGGACTCACGCCCGATTTACCGGAGCCAATGCCGGATCCGGATGAATGGATGCGCCGTCTTAGCACCCTTCCGTTGATGTACCAGCCCGGAGAGCACTGGCAGTATCACATTAGCAACGATTTACTCGGTGTGCTTGTTGCTAGAGTCACGGGGCAGCCATTTGAAACATTTTTGAGAGAACGCATTTTCGAACCTCTAGGGATGAAAGACACCGGCTTCCATGTGTCTGCTAACGAAATCGACCGGCTTCCGCCTCTCTATGCCCCCGATCCACAGATTGGAGAATTTATCATGTGGGACGAAGCGAAGGGAGGACGCTACAACCAACCTCCTGCATTCCAAGGCGGTGGTGGTGGACTGGTCTCAACTGTTGATGACTATCACGCGTACTTCCAAATGCTGCTGAATCATGGAATGCATGGGAACACACGAATCCTGTCTCGACCTGCCGTTCAACTAATGACTACCAACCGCCTCACGTCTGAGCAACAAGCAGCCAGAACCGCCATGGCTACCAATAATGTCCATATTTCATTCGGACAAGGTCAGCACGGCGGCTGGGGAATGGGGATGGCGGTGCGAACTTACCGCGGTGATTATGCGCCCATCGGCCAATTTGGCTGGGACGGAGGAAGTGGCACCTCTACCTACGCCGATCCGAATAACCAGCTCACCGGAATCCTGCTCACCCAAGTTGGGATGTCCACTGCAGATTCCGCACGGGTTATCCACGACTTCTGGACCATGATCTACCAAGCAATCGAAGACTGA
- a CDS encoding YhcN/YlaJ family sporulation lipoprotein, with translation MKTKKYVLGLLSVILSVGFLFGCNDKKDEAEPDPTEEPSEQKAQNNRDNNDLRDVGFQPDGVQNNNVDNNNQTRLEVADKAADRIAKLNEVDTANVIVTNGNAYVAVVLKNEENGEVTDRLKKKISDQVKATDKDIRNVYVSSDPDFVNRMEGYGNRINEGATRNGLFEDFTETVKRVFPNAR, from the coding sequence ATGAAGACAAAAAAATATGTACTGGGACTCTTATCAGTTATTTTATCAGTAGGTTTTCTTTTTGGTTGTAATGATAAAAAAGATGAAGCTGAGCCTGATCCAACTGAAGAACCGTCTGAACAAAAAGCTCAAAATAATCGTGACAACAATGATCTACGAGACGTGGGATTTCAACCCGACGGTGTTCAAAATAATAATGTAGATAATAATAATCAGACACGATTAGAAGTAGCTGATAAAGCTGCGGATCGTATTGCTAAATTAAATGAAGTAGACACTGCAAATGTGATTGTTACAAATGGAAATGCATACGTAGCTGTTGTTTTAAAGAATGAAGAAAATGGAGAAGTAACCGACCGTTTAAAAAAGAAGATTTCAGATCAAGTAAAAGCTACAGATAAGGATATTCGAAATGTGTATGTGTCATCCGATCCTGATTTTGTGAATCGTATGGAAGGGTACGGAAATCGAATTAATGAAGGTGCGACAAGAAATGGCCTATTTGAAGATTTTACTGAAACCGTTAAAAGAGTATTCCCTAACGCTCGTTAA